The window ATTCCCTTCTATGGGGGGAAATCACGTTATCCTTATGGTTCCTACGGAAAAAGGAAATATCTGGCTTGAGAATACCTCGCAGCAAATTGCATTTAATCATTTAGGATACACTACCACCGATAGGAATGTGCTTGCTGTAACCCAAAAAGGAATTGAACTGATCAATACACCCACTTATAAAGCAGAACAGAATAAAGAAAAGCAAGTCCTGAGAATTAACCTTAATGAAGATAACAGCATTACAGGAACAGGAAACTTTGCCTACACAGGAAATCAGTATGATTATAATTTGAGGTTTGCCAATCTTAATCCTAAAGAGAAAAATGAAGCAGTAAAAGGAACATTTGATATTTTAAACTTTGAAAAGGTTGAAATGAAAAATTTTAATAATGACAGAGACAATGCCATTATTACCTATGATCTGGATTTTAAAACCAATAACTTTTCTAAAAAAGCAGGAAACAGCCTTCTGTTCAGATCTATACCTATTTTTTCTGATGTTATCTATAAAACGGACGAAAGCCGCGAACTTCCTTTTGAAGTTAATATGTCTTTTGAGGATGAATATGAAATTGCATTTATTCTTCCTAAAGGCTACAAAATTGATGAAACCCCGGATAATTCTGCAATTACTTCAGAATTTGGATCTTATAAATTAAGCTTTGTAAAAAATGATGATCAGGTGAAAGTGATCAGAAAAATGCAGATTAACAAAGGGTTATATCCCAAAGAAAAATACAATGACTATATAAGCTTCAGAAAAAAAATTATGAACATGGATAATTCAAAAATCTTAATAACTAAAATATAACGATGAAAAAAATAACAGTACTGGTATTTTGCTCTGTCAGTGCAATCATGCTGAATGCTCAGAAAAAATATGAATTCCTGAATCCTCCGAAATTTAATGATGCGGATCTGTCTAAAGTGAAATCACTGCTGGATGAAAATGCTCCTGCTGAAATTTTGTATAAATCGGCTTACTTTATGGTAGATGCCTATACCGGAAATCTTCATAAAAAATACTTCTACAGAGTTAAAATCTATGATAAAGATAAAGCTGAGGATTGGCTGAATCTTGAAATTCCTATTTATAATGTGGGTACCAACAGAGAAACATTAGGTAAATTCAAGGCATTTACCTATAATCTTGAAAATGGAAATGTAGTCCCTGTAAAAGTGGAGAAAAGTTCTCAGTATAAAAGTAAAGAGAATAAATATGTAAGCCTTACAAAATTTGCTTTTCCTAATGTGAAAAACGGATCTGTCTTGGAATATCAGTATGAAATTGTATCTCCGTTTCTTTTCACGATTCCGGAAGTGCTTATAGAGTCAGACACTCCTTCGCTGAATACGGAATATGTATTGGATGCTCCTCTTAATATTGCATATAATGTAAATTATACAGGTGAAATGGCTCCCAAGTACAGAGAGATTGAAGAGAGAAATCTATACGGTTCACAGTATAAAACATATAGATTTGGCTATGAAAATATAAAAGGCTTTAAGGCTGAAAAATTTGTACGAAATGATAGAAATTTCCGTACAAAAATCAGTGCTGAGCTTAATTCAACCAATTTCAGGGAGCTTAAACTGTATTCATCATCCTGGGATCAGATCGGGAAAAGGCTTTACCAGGATGAAGATTTTGGGGAACAGCTGAAAAAAACAAAGCTTGCCAAAGAAAATATGCCGGCTGGAGTGTTGGAAATTAAAAACGATCTGGAAAAAGCAAATGCTATTTTTTCGTATGTTCAGAAGACTTTTACCTGGAATAAAGACAGAGGAGTAAGAACGGAAGACGGTATTAAAAAACTTATTGAGACCAAAATAGGGAATGCCGCAGAAATCAATCTTTTCTTAGTCATGATGCTTCGGGAAGCCGGCCTTAAAGCAGATCCGCTGGTGATTTCTACCGTAGAAAATGGAGTTATAAATCTGGTGTCCCCCAATATCTCCAATATGAATTTTGTATTGGCAGCCCTTAATCTTAATGATCAGCTCCATATTTATGATGCTACATCAAAACAGTCTTCACTGGACGAAATTCCGCTTAAAGACTGGAATCAGTTTGGAATCCTGCTTACCAAAGATAAAACACTGCAGATTCAGATGACGAATACAAAATCCAGTAATACTTTCCTTACGGCCAATGCGAAGATCAATGACGACGGAACTGTTTCCGGTACTTATTCCGACAGGGATACCGGTGCCTATGCAATGTATGTGAAAGACAGTTATGATGACAATGCAGAAAAGTATAAAAAACAGTACAAGGAAAACTTTTCGATGGACTTTACGGATATCAATTCAAAAGTATTGGAAAATGGAGATTTTGAAAGCAACATGAAATTCTCTTCATCAAACCTTATTGATAAAGTAGGAAAGAAAATGATTATCAATCCGATGTTGTTTTTAAGCAAAAGCTCCAATGAGTTTGATCAGACAGAGGCAAGAAGATTTCCTATTGATTTTGGTTCCCCTACCACCAAAGTTAAAAAAGTTACCCTTGAAATTCCTGAAGGGTATGTGATTGAAGAAATGCCTAAAGAAAAAAGGATTGTTACTGAAGATAAAGAGATCGCATATACTTATTCTGTAGAGCAGAAAGGGAATAAACTGGAGGTGACCACTACTACAAAAATCAGCAGTGCAGATTATCCAAAAGAATACTATCCGGCATTCAAGCAGATTTGGGGAGTTGCTTCAAAATTTGAAAACCAGGTCATTAGCCTGATACGTAAATAACATAAAAAACCGGATTCCTGTAATTCGGTTTTTTATTTATAGATACTTTTTAACTTTAATATTTATTATCATGCAGAATATGGTTTTTCATTCTGTGAATGTTATTGATCATAAAAGAGTTTTTAATTGCCGGAATAAAATTTTATCTGAACCATTCATCTTTTGAATGGTTTTTGTATATGATATGTAAAATTAAACTTATGAAAAATACGATTGCTGTCTTAGCATTATCTTCTTTTTTAGCGTTTACTGCCTGTAATAAAGGCAAAACAACCGATTCTGCCTCAGAAAAAAAGGAAAATCAGGTATCTGACAAATTGATAGTAGACTCAGTAAAAGTAAATGATTCTGTGAAGGTGACAGACTCGCTGAAACTTTCTTTTACTTCAAAACTGCTGGTTTTTCCAGCCATAAAAGATAAAAAGCTGCTGGACAGTATCTATTTTCAAAATGAAAAAATCAAAGACTTTTCAAAAGCAGGTCTCCAGGCTTATCTGGATAATGAAAAAAACAGCTATTTCAATTCGGTAAAAAATGATAATAAAGACTGGGTTTCAGATGTTACTTATGCACAGAACTGGTATTCCAGTTCATATATGAACCTGATCTCTACTACGAACGGCTATATGCACATACAATATGTGGGAAGTGGCTATGAAGGTGGAGCGCATGATAATTATGGTTTTTCTGAAAGGGTTTTTGATCTAAAAAACAGCAGAAAATTAGAATTGAAAGATATCACTTCAATGCCTGAAAATAAGATTGAAGCTATTTTGATGAAGAATATTGATAAAATGAACAGCGGAACGATGGATGGTGACGGAGAAGTTAAAAATTCTGAAATGCTGCTGGTAGAAAAAATTCCGGCATCGGATAACTTTTATTTTGATGATAAAAACCTGTATTTTCATTACAGCCCGTACGAAATTGCAGCTTTTGCCGCCGGAGATATTACCATTCCTGTGTCATGGGAAGACCTGAAAGGTACTTTAACTGCAGAATTTAAAGAAAGAATGAAAATTAAGTAAATTAATGCTTCCAGTTTCAGGAAGCATTTTCTATTTTTGCGTTGATGAAAAAAGTAGCATTTATTATCAATCCGTTTTCAGCTAAAAAAAATTATCAGCCGTTTTTAAACGAGCTTAAGAATAAGGTTGAAAATCCACTGTATTACGTTTCTGAATCTATTTTAGGAACAGATGAATTTATTAAAGAACACTTTGATGAAGTAGATATTTTTGTAGCCATAGGAGGAGACGGAACCATTTCCACGGTAGCAAAAAATCTTATTAATACAGATAAAATTCTGGCTATCTTCCCGGCAGGATCTGGAAACGGGTTTTCTAATGAGACCCGATTCAGCAAAAATCTGGATGAACTTTTAGAAAAAATAAAAGCCAAAAACTCAAGAAAGATTGACACGTTTACAGTAAACGACAGGCTTTCAATCAATGTTTCCGGAACAGGATTCGATGGCAAAGTAGTGAAGGAGTTTGAAAAAACAAGCCGTGGATTCAAAAACTATATCAAAGTTTCTCTGAAAACATTCTTCAATTACAAACCTATCAAAGTAAAGTTCTTTGATGAAGAATACCAGCAGTACAACGGCAGATATCTGATGATGAATATTGCCAATACACGTCAGTTTGGCAACAATGCCTACATTGCACCCAAAGCCAGTAAAAGTGACGGTTTGGTGGATATGGTTCTGGTGAAAAAGTTTCCATTGACTTATTCTGCTCTTTTTGCATTCAGAATGTTTACCAAAAGACTGAAAGATGACGACTATGTAACGTATCTTCCGGTCTCCGAAATATCATTTAAGGTAAATACTAAAAACTGGCATCTCGATGGTGAATTTAACAAGATCAAATCACCTATTCACGTTAAAGTACAGCCAGCAAGTTTGAACATTTTGGTTTAGAGATATGAGTTACGGGTAAATTTTGTTTCGGGTTTCGAGTTGCTGGTTGTTTTTTGTTCTTGGTTACCCACAAAATTAAACCCTCAAACACTCCGACTCTCAAACTCAAAATCCCTGCAACCTAGCATCTATCATCTGCTACCTATACCTCCAACTTTTTCTCTACATTAGCCGGATGATCAAGACAGTATTGAAGCTGTTCTTTGTCAAGCTGTTTTTCCCAGTTGGCTACTACTACTGTCGCTACAGAATTCCCGATTACATTGGTCAGAGCTCTGCATTCACTCATGAACTTATCTATTCCAAGAATTAAAGTCATTCCGGCAATCGGAATTTCAGGAACTACTGCCAGTGTTGCTGCTAAGGTAACAAATCCCGCACCTGTAACTCCTGCTGCGCCTTTTGAGCTTAACATAGCCACCAAAAGAAGCATCAGCTGTTTCTCAATCGGAAGATGAATATTTAAAGCTTGCGCAATAAAAAGAGAAGCGAGTGTCATATAAATATTGGTTCCGTCGAGATTAAAAGAATATCCGGTAGGCACCACAAGTCCTACAATTGCCCGTGAACAGCCTGCTTTTTCAAGCTTTTCCATAATTCCCGGAAGGGCAGACTCCGATGAGCTTGTTCCCAAAACAAGAAGAAGTTCTTCTTTAAGGTAAAAAAGAAGTTTGAAAATATTAAATCCATTATACCATGCTACAGCTCCCAACACCAAAACCACGAAAAGGATAGAGGTAATATAGAATGTTCCTACCAGAAATATAAGATTCAGGACAGAATGAAGTCCATATTTTCCGATGGTGAATGCCATAGCTCCGAAAGCTCCGATTGGGGCGAGTTTCATGAGCATATGAACAATTTTGAATACCGGAGTTGATAAATCTTGCAGAAAATCAGTGACTTTCTGACTCTTTTCCTTTGTTAAAACCAAAGCAACTCCCATTAAAATGGCGACCAGAAGGACCTGAAGAATATTTTCACCGACCAAAGGACTGAATAAAGTCTCCGGAATGATATTCATAATAAAGCCTGTAAGCGTTGATTCATGAGCTTTTGCCTGATATTGTGAAACATCACCTGAAAGAGTAGAGGGATCAATGTTTAATCCGTGGCCTGGCTGTAAGATATTCCCTACCAATAGTCCAATAATAAGAGCAAGCGTTGAAAAGGTGAAAAAATAGATCATTGCTTTGACGGCAATTCTTCCTACTTTCTTCAAATCGGTCATATGAGCGATCCCTAAAGTAAGGGTAATGAAAATGACCGGTGCAATAATCATTTTTACCAATTTGATGAATCCATCTCCTAAAGGTTTCATCTTTTCCCCCAATTCAGGATAAAATTTTCCCAGAAGAATACCGGCAACGATAGCTATAATCACCTGGAAATAAAGCTGATTGTATATTTTTTTTGCTTTCAAAGAACAGTCGTTTTGTTTTTTTACGAGCGAAAATTAAGAAAATTTATCTGAAAACATGACTAAAGTCATTGAAAAGTCTCTGTAGAGATACTTAATATAAACTCATCTAAATGCTATAAATGGGAAAATTTGAAGAAAAATATCATTACTCAGGTTTTCACTAACCTCCTAAAAAGAATAGAAGGAAATTTTAACACGTCAAGTTTTGTCGCTGTTCCCATTTACATTTGGTTTTAGAAACGTTTCAGAAAAAGAAATACACAAAACACAATTTTATGGAAAATATTTTAGACGATCTTAATGATTTTGACGAAGAAAGTAAAAAAATGCTTCGAGGAAGTCGCATCATACAATTCGAAGAACTAAGAAAAGGAATTTATGGAAATGATAAAGAGCATTTTGAAGACATAAAAACCAATAAAACATTTGATGAAATCTCTAATGAATATGCAGAAAGCACGCCTTTTGGGAAAAAGAGTACTTTTTATAAACCTACTACTGAAGATTATGATGCTTTATCCAAGGGTTTTTACACAGGTGGGATTAATTATGAACTTCTTGCAAAAGATTTAAAAGAAAAACTAGGACTGATAAACAACTTTTTATTTGAGCCGGAAAAATATTTATTAGAAGATAAGACAATTTATTCGGGTTCATCTTCATTTGGTACTCCTGTATTGAGCAGTATTAAAAATAACAAACCTTTTCTATATAAAAAGAATGATAAAGAAGTCCAGGCTATTTTTGATGTATCCAAACTGAATACCAGAAAGAACTTACTGAGTAATTCTTACAATTTTGGAATTTATCTTGACAATGATAAAGTAACCTATAATCTCAACTTTATTTATAAAGACGGAGAAGATAAGAAGTTTTCCAATACACAAACAGATGCAACAGAAGATCCTTACGATTTCAAATTGAATGATGAATATATTGCAATAAAACTTTACACAGGGAACGCAGAAACTTTTATTGAATTTTTACGAATTATAAAAGGTAATTCACAAGCTGAGCAAATGAAAAATGATATTATAAAATATTATAAACGTTTTTTTGCAACGGCTAAAAGCAATCCTGATATCATAGATGCTTTGTATGAAAATATCCCTGATTTTGTTTTGGAAGTTCTTACAGATGAAATGCTTTGGAAGGATTTTGTTTCTCTTTCTGAAAAGGCTATTGATACAATTGGTACTAATGAAAACATTTCAACTATTAATCTGTTAAAAGGGGTGAAAAATGCAAATTGGTGGTATAATCAAATCAATAAAAACCCTGAGACTGTTCGCCAGGTATTTGAAAAATTCAACAATAAGTATATTGAAGAATTAATTACGGCTTTTTCAAGAATTGGTCTGAAAAACTGGACGAATAAAGAGCTTGAACAGGCATGGAAATTTGATATTGATTATGAGGAATATAAACCTTCTAATGAAGCTAATGATCCATTTATAAGATATACAGGATTTGCTTATTATTTAGAAAAAGAAAAAAAATATAGATTAGGTACTGCGTTATTTGCTCATGATCAGGATTCTTTTCCAATGTATTATGGTGAGAAGGAAATTGGAAATAAGATTGAAAGTCCTTTCAGTCCTATGAAAATTATAGTTGAGGAGGGTAAAGAACTGTATATTCCTTGTTTTGTTGCTGAATATTTTACTAATAAAAAAATAGACGAAGAATTTTGGATAATTCTGAATAATATTGCGACAGGGTTATTACCCGAGTTTGGAGCAGGAATTGCAAGAGGTGTGGCTATTTTATCAAGAATTTTAAGTGGCAGGAAAATAAAAACTGTTGAAGAGCTTATAGTGTTTTTAGGAAAAGTAGACCAAAATGTAATGGCAGAAGATTTAGAGAAAGTAGGAATACAAGCACTCTTCAGAGGAACAACAAGAAGTATAAATGGAGAACTCTTTGCAGGTAATAGTAATTCAGTAGAATATGGGGCTTCAACTTCAACAGATCCAATAAGAGCTGTTATATTTGGTATAGAATCCTCATCTAAACCCGGAACAAAAGGTGTTTTGCAAATTTATGTTCCTAAAGATTTAAAAGGCTTAAATTTACAAGCTACTAACTATCGAGTTAGTAAAGAATTAGAAGTTATAGTTAATACTTCACCAGAAAAATTATCTAATTTCGCTGTAAAGGAGATTCCCATAGAGGAGGCAAGAAAATTAGTTAATGAATTATATGGAATTGATATTCCTAAAACAATTACAAATAACTCTATTCCTGGCAGTAATATGCTATTAGAAGAGACTAAAAAATTAACACCTAAAGAAGCACAAGAATTCTATAAAAAGATTATTAAATTTAAAAAATAAGATTTATGAATATATTAACTAATGAAGTATTTGAAAAGCTAAATGAAAAAAAGTTAGTTTTTAATCCTTTTCTATTTTCGCACAGAGCACATTCAGAATCAGATATTAAATATTATGATTTACCTACAATAAATAAAGAAAAACAACTATATTTAGATAATAATAGTAGTGATTTTGATTTTGTTATTGGGACAAAATTTAATATAATTTTTAGAAGAACGGATGTCAAAGGTTATCAAAAAATTGATGCAGAATTAGATTTTGTTTCTTTAAAAAAAGGAGACAATATTGGTGTTATTCCAAAGGGATATGGTGGTATTGTTCGTTTAACATTCAAAGATAAAGTTCCTGAAATAACCAAATTATTAGTTCAAAACGAAAATGAAAAATATGATGATTCAAAAAATGATGTAATTTATTTTACAACTCAAGAAATAATTGATGAAATCTTAGAAGAATTAGAAAAAGCAGAAAATGTTTAAAAGTACAAACCGCTCAGAAATGAATGTTTTTTTACTAAATAAATCACCTGAAAATTTATCTAAAAACATGTTGACACTCACTGAAAAGAACCTCTAACATGGCTATGTATAAAAACTCCGGCTTGATTCTTAAAAAGGCTTTTGCCTTTTTAAGAATCAAGCCGGAGCTGTATACGATCTGGTGAAGCAGTTAATTATTCCACTGCAACAGAATCATCCCCACGCCCATCAGCAACAGCATGGATATTTCCTTTATCATCAAGAACAATCATTTCAGTTTTACCGATATATTTTGTTTTTTCAATCACGTAATTTTTACTTTTCAGTTCAGAAATAGTGCTTTCCGGGAAATTATTTTCCACGGTAATGGTTTCAGGCAGCCATTGGTGGTGGAACTTTGGCGCATTGACGGAAATGTTGGCATTCAGTTTAAAATCTACCACATTTACGATGGATTGGTACACTGAGGTTGGGATTGTAGTTCCTCCCGGCGTTCCCACAACCATAAAAGGTTTTCCGTTTTTGAGAATAATGGTTGGAGTCATAGAAGAAAGCATTCTCTTATTCGGCTGTATGGAATTGGCT of the Chryseobacterium aureum genome contains:
- a CDS encoding dicarboxylate/amino acid:cation symporter; the encoded protein is MKAKKIYNQLYFQVIIAIVAGILLGKFYPELGEKMKPLGDGFIKLVKMIIAPVIFITLTLGIAHMTDLKKVGRIAVKAMIYFFTFSTLALIIGLLVGNILQPGHGLNIDPSTLSGDVSQYQAKAHESTLTGFIMNIIPETLFSPLVGENILQVLLVAILMGVALVLTKEKSQKVTDFLQDLSTPVFKIVHMLMKLAPIGAFGAMAFTIGKYGLHSVLNLIFLVGTFYITSILFVVLVLGAVAWYNGFNIFKLLFYLKEELLLVLGTSSSESALPGIMEKLEKAGCSRAIVGLVVPTGYSFNLDGTNIYMTLASLFIAQALNIHLPIEKQLMLLLVAMLSSKGAAGVTGAGFVTLAATLAVVPEIPIAGMTLILGIDKFMSECRALTNVIGNSVATVVVANWEKQLDKEQLQYCLDHPANVEKKLEV
- a CDS encoding diacylglycerol/lipid kinase family protein; the encoded protein is MKKVAFIINPFSAKKNYQPFLNELKNKVENPLYYVSESILGTDEFIKEHFDEVDIFVAIGGDGTISTVAKNLINTDKILAIFPAGSGNGFSNETRFSKNLDELLEKIKAKNSRKIDTFTVNDRLSINVSGTGFDGKVVKEFEKTSRGFKNYIKVSLKTFFNYKPIKVKFFDEEYQQYNGRYLMMNIANTRQFGNNAYIAPKASKSDGLVDMVLVKKFPLTYSALFAFRMFTKRLKDDDYVTYLPVSEISFKVNTKNWHLDGEFNKIKSPIHVKVQPASLNILV
- a CDS encoding transglutaminase-like domain-containing protein, giving the protein MKKITVLVFCSVSAIMLNAQKKYEFLNPPKFNDADLSKVKSLLDENAPAEILYKSAYFMVDAYTGNLHKKYFYRVKIYDKDKAEDWLNLEIPIYNVGTNRETLGKFKAFTYNLENGNVVPVKVEKSSQYKSKENKYVSLTKFAFPNVKNGSVLEYQYEIVSPFLFTIPEVLIESDTPSLNTEYVLDAPLNIAYNVNYTGEMAPKYREIEERNLYGSQYKTYRFGYENIKGFKAEKFVRNDRNFRTKISAELNSTNFRELKLYSSSWDQIGKRLYQDEDFGEQLKKTKLAKENMPAGVLEIKNDLEKANAIFSYVQKTFTWNKDRGVRTEDGIKKLIETKIGNAAEINLFLVMMLREAGLKADPLVISTVENGVINLVSPNISNMNFVLAALNLNDQLHIYDATSKQSSLDEIPLKDWNQFGILLTKDKTLQIQMTNTKSSNTFLTANAKINDDGTVSGTYSDRDTGAYAMYVKDSYDDNAEKYKKQYKENFSMDFTDINSKVLENGDFESNMKFSSSNLIDKVGKKMIINPMLFLSKSSNEFDQTEARRFPIDFGSPTTKVKKVTLEIPEGYVIEEMPKEKRIVTEDKEIAYTYSVEQKGNKLEVTTTTKISSADYPKEYYPAFKQIWGVASKFENQVISLIRK
- a CDS encoding RsiV family protein, producing the protein MKNTIAVLALSSFLAFTACNKGKTTDSASEKKENQVSDKLIVDSVKVNDSVKVTDSLKLSFTSKLLVFPAIKDKKLLDSIYFQNEKIKDFSKAGLQAYLDNEKNSYFNSVKNDNKDWVSDVTYAQNWYSSSYMNLISTTNGYMHIQYVGSGYEGGAHDNYGFSERVFDLKNSRKLELKDITSMPENKIEAILMKNIDKMNSGTMDGDGEVKNSEMLLVEKIPASDNFYFDDKNLYFHYSPYEIAAFAAGDITIPVSWEDLKGTLTAEFKERMKIK